One window of the Staphylococcus equorum genome contains the following:
- the narJ gene encoding nitrate reductase molybdenum cofactor assembly chaperone, translating into MINLTQYYYYQETFGYLAQQLEFPEKLTFHPKTFEEVIDLGHPAFDDLLIYREKLHELSLLEIKQLYSDTFDFNKKAPLYMTYNKFDTQKERGQLLAKLKVLYEMFGLEMAANELPDYLPLMLEFLYVAQWQNDSRAQGNIEFIIMIIEDGTYAMAQQLKEKDSPYYYLIKGLRATLKACIEPVSEVKTNV; encoded by the coding sequence GTGATTAATCTAACGCAGTATTATTATTATCAAGAAACTTTTGGTTACTTAGCTCAACAGTTGGAATTTCCTGAAAAATTGACATTTCATCCGAAAACATTTGAAGAAGTTATTGATTTGGGACATCCAGCGTTTGATGATTTATTAATTTATCGTGAAAAGTTGCATGAACTCAGCCTGTTAGAAATTAAACAATTGTATTCAGACACATTTGATTTTAATAAAAAGGCACCACTTTATATGACTTATAATAAATTTGATACACAAAAGGAACGTGGACAGTTACTCGCTAAATTAAAAGTATTATATGAGATGTTTGGATTGGAAATGGCAGCCAATGAATTGCCAGATTATTTACCTTTAATGCTAGAGTTTTTATATGTCGCACAATGGCAAAATGATTCACGCGCACAAGGAAATATTGAATTTATCATCATGATTATTGAAGATGGTACTTATGCGATGGCACAACAATTAAAAGAAAAAGATAGCCCATATTATTACTTAATCAAAGGATTAAGAGCTACTTTGAAAGCGTGCATCGAACCTGTATCAGAGGTGAAGACAAATGTTTAA
- the narH gene encoding nitrate reductase subunit beta produces MKIKAQIAMVLNLDKCIGCHTCSVTCKSTWTNRPGAEYMWFNNVETKPGIGYPKRWEDQEQYKGGWYLNKKGKLELKSGSKWSKIALGKIFYNPDMPVIKDYYEPWTYNYEHLTTAKAGNHSPVAKAHSLISGEKLDLNWGPNWEDDLAGGHVTGPEDPNIQRIEEDIKFKFDETFMMYLPRLCEHCLNPSCVASCPSGAMYKRDEDGIVLVDQEACRGWRYCMTGCPYKKVYFNWKTNKAEKCTFCFPRIEAGTPTVCSETCTGRMRYLGVLLYDADRVEEAASAEKEQDLYEKQLDLFLNPYDESVIEQAQKDGVSMEWIEAAQNSPVYKLAIEYKLAFPLHPEYRTMPMVWYCPPLSPIMSYFEGQTATDANRNPDMIFPAIEEMRLPIQYLANLFTAGDTESIKIALQRMAIMRSYMRAEVTNKPFDTDKLSRLGLTERQTKDMYRLLAIAKYEDRFVIPTSHKEDYIDTYRAQGSQGYGGEYFGSNCEGCGVPVGTASEKSGQEIYNENFYGGIFRD; encoded by the coding sequence TTGAAGATTAAAGCACAGATCGCAATGGTATTAAACTTAGATAAATGTATAGGTTGTCATACTTGTAGTGTCACTTGTAAGAGTACATGGACAAACCGACCCGGAGCTGAATATATGTGGTTTAACAATGTAGAAACTAAGCCAGGTATTGGCTACCCCAAAAGATGGGAAGACCAAGAACAGTATAAAGGTGGATGGTACTTAAATAAAAAAGGAAAACTAGAACTTAAATCTGGTAGTAAATGGTCAAAAATAGCATTAGGGAAAATATTTTATAATCCTGATATGCCAGTGATTAAAGATTACTATGAGCCGTGGACTTATAATTATGAACACCTTACGACAGCTAAAGCAGGTAATCATTCGCCAGTCGCTAAAGCACATTCTCTAATATCAGGTGAGAAATTAGATTTGAATTGGGGACCTAACTGGGAAGATGATTTAGCAGGGGGGCACGTTACTGGACCAGAAGACCCTAATATTCAACGTATTGAAGAAGATATTAAATTTAAATTCGATGAAACCTTTATGATGTATCTACCAAGATTATGCGAGCATTGTTTGAACCCGAGTTGTGTTGCTTCATGTCCTTCTGGTGCAATGTATAAACGAGACGAAGATGGTATTGTGCTAGTCGATCAAGAGGCTTGTCGTGGTTGGAGATATTGTATGACAGGTTGCCCATATAAAAAAGTTTATTTTAACTGGAAAACCAATAAAGCAGAGAAGTGTACATTTTGTTTCCCACGTATTGAAGCAGGCACGCCTACAGTATGTTCTGAAACGTGTACTGGTCGTATGAGATATTTAGGTGTTTTACTATACGATGCCGACAGAGTTGAAGAAGCGGCTAGTGCAGAAAAAGAACAAGATTTATATGAAAAACAACTCGATTTATTCTTAAATCCATATGATGAATCAGTGATTGAACAAGCACAAAAAGATGGTGTTTCAATGGAATGGATTGAGGCAGCTCAAAATTCACCAGTTTACAAACTCGCTATTGAATATAAACTTGCGTTTCCATTGCATCCTGAATATCGCACTATGCCAATGGTTTGGTATTGTCCACCATTGAGTCCAATTATGAGTTATTTTGAAGGACAAACGGCAACAGATGCAAATAGAAATCCTGATATGATATTCCCAGCAATTGAAGAAATGAGATTACCAATTCAATATTTAGCAAATTTATTTACTGCTGGAGATACAGAATCAATTAAAATAGCGTTACAACGTATGGCAATTATGAGAAGTTATATGCGTGCAGAAGTGACAAACAAACCATTTGATACTGATAAATTATCAAGACTTGGATTAACTGAACGCCAAACAAAAGATATGTATCGTTTGTTAGCTATAGCGAAATATGAGGATCGCTTTGTAATTCCAACATCTCATAAAGAAGACTATATAGATACGTATCGTGCTCAAGGTAGCCAAGGTTATGGTGGAGAATACTTCGGTTCTAATTGTGAAGGATGTGGTGTTCCTGTGGGTACAGCATCTGAAAAATCAGGACAAGAGATATACAACGAAAATTTCTATGGAGGGATTTTCCGTGATTAA